A window of the Henckelia pumila isolate YLH828 chromosome 3, ASM3356847v2, whole genome shotgun sequence genome harbors these coding sequences:
- the LOC140887586 gene encoding gamma-tubulin complex component 2-like isoform X1, whose protein sequence is MDYTPTLSTPKWNVDRPFLTGRFLQETQSTSRATEAKVFSLEFFSPGVDKPIGCYHAAVQELIVIDDLLSALVGIEGRYTSIRRVLGKDDNVTFQVDASMDLALQESAKRIFPLCESYLLINQFVESRSQFKSGLVNHAFAAALRSLLLDYQAIVAQLEHQFRLGKLSIQGFWFYCQPMMGSMQALSIVIKKSSANKFTGSSVLNLLQSQAKAMAGDHVVRSLLEMMSHSASQAYLGILERWVYEGVITDPYGEFFIAENKSFKKESLTLDYDAKYWQQRYSLKDDIPSFLANAAETILTTGKYLNVMRECGHNIQVPVAEDSKLTSVGSNHRYHELIKAAYDFASGELLNLIKEKYDLMGKLRSIKHYLLLDQGDFLVHFMDIAREELMKKPDDISTEKLQSLLDLALRSTAAVADSYHEDLTCCVETTTLWKRLSVLADLQMNQIVSSHGDLEEPVNITGLETFALGFKVCWPLSLVISRKALTKYQLIFRFLFHCKHVNRQLCGTWQLYQGLRKLDMQGIAISVSSLLCRNMLKFINSLLHYLTFEVLEPNWHVMHNKLQTAKSIDDVIEYHDFFLDKCLRECLLLSPILLQKLEKMKMMCLQYAAAAPRLITYSVDTPETDALDVEKYNKLKLRTQSQAQKVVSDNATVIDSILKFEREFSAELRSLGPILNSSSSAEPYLTHLVQLLLGVGRD, encoded by the exons ATGGATTACACTCCAACCCTCTCCACACCCAAGTGGAATGTCGATCGACCTTTCCTCACCGGCCGGTTCCTCCAG GAAACACAATCTACATCTCGAGCTACTGAAGCAAAGGTTTTTTCCTTGGAATTTTTCAG TCCTGGAGTGGACAAACCTATAGGTTGCTACCATGCTGCAGTTCAG GAATTGATTGTTATTGATGATTTGCTCTCCGCTTTAGTTGGTATTGAGGGCCGATATACTTCAATCCGCAGAGTTCTTGGGAAGGATGATAATGTAACTTTCCAAGTTGATGCATCTATGGATTTGGCACTTCAA GAGTCTGCAAAACGGATATTCCCTCTGTGCGAGAGCTACTTACTAATCAATCAGTTTGTTGAATCGAGGTCCCAGTTCAAGTCCGGTCTTGTAAATCATGCATTTGCAGCTGCACTCAGATCACTGCTTCTT GATTACCAAGCTATTGTGGCTCAGCTTGAACATCAATTTCGATTAGGAAAACTTTCTATTCAAGGATTCTGGTTTTATTGCCAG CCAATGATGGGGTCAATGCAAGCTTTATCCATAGTGATAAAGAAGTCTTCGGCTAATAAGTTTACTGGTTCCTCTGTTCTCAACCTCTTGCAGAGTCAG GCTAAGGCCATGGCTGGTGACCATGTCGTGAGGTCTTTGTTGGAAATGATGTCCCATAGTGCAAGCCAAGCATACCTTGGTATATTAGAAAG GTGGGTCTACGAGGGAGTGATTACTGATCCATATGGTGAATTTTTCATTGCTGAGAATAAGTCTTTTAAAAAG GAAAGTCTCACGCTAGATTATGATGCAAAGTATTGGCAACAACGCTACAGCCTGAAAGATGACATACCTAGTTTCCTTGCAAATGCTGCTGAAACAATTTTGACAACTggaaaatatttaaatgtcaTGAGAGAGTGTGGACATAATATTCAG GTTCCTGTTGCCGAAGATTCAAAGTTAACAAGTGTAGGGTCTAATCATCGTTATCACGAGCTCATTAAAGCGGCTTATGATTTCGCTAGTGGGGAACTATTAAATCTCATTAAAGAAAAG TATGACTTAATGGGAAAACTGAGATCGATCAAACACTATCTTCTTCTTGATCAG GGAGATTTTTTGGTTCACTTCATGGATATAGCTCGGGAGGAGCTCATGAAAAAACCAGATGATATTTCTACTGAGAAGCTACAG TCACTCTTGGATCTTGCATTGCGATCCACAGCTGCTGTGGCAGATTCATACCATGAGGACTTAACATGTTGTGTG GAAACAACCACGCTGTGGAAACGGTTGAGTGTGCTCGCAGATCTTCAAATGAACCAGATTGTTTCTAGCCATGGTGACTTAGAAGAACCTGTGAACATAACAGGCTTGGAAACGTTTGCCTTGGGTTTTAAG GTTTGTTGGCCATTGTCACTTGTGATCTCAAGAAAAGCTTTAACAAAATACCAGCTCATATTTCGCTTTCTCTTTCACTGCAAACATGTGAATCGACAGCTTTGTGGGACATGGCAACTATATCAA GGTCTTCGCAAACTCGACATGCAAGGGATAGCAATTTCTGTCTCTTCTTTGTTGTGCCGTAATATGCTTAAATTTATCAACAGCCTTCTGCATTATTTGACGTTTGAG gTTCTTGAGCCAAATTGGCATGTGATGCATAATAAACTTCAAACTGCAAAGAGTATTGATGAC GTTATTGAGTACCATGATTTTTTTCTGGATAAGTGTTTGCGAGAATGCTTGCTCCTTTCTCCCATTCTTCTCCAG AAACtggagaaaatgaaaatgatgTGCCTTCAGTATGCAGCAGCAGCTCCACGATTGATCACTTATTCAGTCGACACTCCCGAAACAGATGCACTTGATGTagaaaaatacaataaattgaaactAAGGACCCAATCTCAGGCACAGAAAGTGGTGTCTGATAATGCAACTGTCATTGATTCAATTCT GAAGTTTGAAAGGGAATTCTCGGCTGAGCTTCGGAGCTTAGGGCCAATATTGAACAGCAGCTCTAGTGCAGAGCCGTATTTGACACATCTTGTGCAGTTGCTTCTTGGTGTTGGAAGGGATTAG
- the LOC140887586 gene encoding gamma-tubulin complex component 2-like isoform X2, which translates to MVLFSIVVELIVIDDLLSALVGIEGRYTSIRRVLGKDDNVTFQVDASMDLALQESAKRIFPLCESYLLINQFVESRSQFKSGLVNHAFAAALRSLLLDYQAIVAQLEHQFRLGKLSIQGFWFYCQPMMGSMQALSIVIKKSSANKFTGSSVLNLLQSQAKAMAGDHVVRSLLEMMSHSASQAYLGILERWVYEGVITDPYGEFFIAENKSFKKESLTLDYDAKYWQQRYSLKDDIPSFLANAAETILTTGKYLNVMRECGHNIQVPVAEDSKLTSVGSNHRYHELIKAAYDFASGELLNLIKEKYDLMGKLRSIKHYLLLDQGDFLVHFMDIAREELMKKPDDISTEKLQSLLDLALRSTAAVADSYHEDLTCCVETTTLWKRLSVLADLQMNQIVSSHGDLEEPVNITGLETFALGFKVCWPLSLVISRKALTKYQLIFRFLFHCKHVNRQLCGTWQLYQGLRKLDMQGIAISVSSLLCRNMLKFINSLLHYLTFEVLEPNWHVMHNKLQTAKSIDDVIEYHDFFLDKCLRECLLLSPILLQKLEKMKMMCLQYAAAAPRLITYSVDTPETDALDVEKYNKLKLRTQSQAQKVVSDNATVIDSILKFEREFSAELRSLGPILNSSSSAEPYLTHLVQLLLGVGRD; encoded by the exons ATGGTTTTGTTCTCAATTGTAGTG GAATTGATTGTTATTGATGATTTGCTCTCCGCTTTAGTTGGTATTGAGGGCCGATATACTTCAATCCGCAGAGTTCTTGGGAAGGATGATAATGTAACTTTCCAAGTTGATGCATCTATGGATTTGGCACTTCAA GAGTCTGCAAAACGGATATTCCCTCTGTGCGAGAGCTACTTACTAATCAATCAGTTTGTTGAATCGAGGTCCCAGTTCAAGTCCGGTCTTGTAAATCATGCATTTGCAGCTGCACTCAGATCACTGCTTCTT GATTACCAAGCTATTGTGGCTCAGCTTGAACATCAATTTCGATTAGGAAAACTTTCTATTCAAGGATTCTGGTTTTATTGCCAG CCAATGATGGGGTCAATGCAAGCTTTATCCATAGTGATAAAGAAGTCTTCGGCTAATAAGTTTACTGGTTCCTCTGTTCTCAACCTCTTGCAGAGTCAG GCTAAGGCCATGGCTGGTGACCATGTCGTGAGGTCTTTGTTGGAAATGATGTCCCATAGTGCAAGCCAAGCATACCTTGGTATATTAGAAAG GTGGGTCTACGAGGGAGTGATTACTGATCCATATGGTGAATTTTTCATTGCTGAGAATAAGTCTTTTAAAAAG GAAAGTCTCACGCTAGATTATGATGCAAAGTATTGGCAACAACGCTACAGCCTGAAAGATGACATACCTAGTTTCCTTGCAAATGCTGCTGAAACAATTTTGACAACTggaaaatatttaaatgtcaTGAGAGAGTGTGGACATAATATTCAG GTTCCTGTTGCCGAAGATTCAAAGTTAACAAGTGTAGGGTCTAATCATCGTTATCACGAGCTCATTAAAGCGGCTTATGATTTCGCTAGTGGGGAACTATTAAATCTCATTAAAGAAAAG TATGACTTAATGGGAAAACTGAGATCGATCAAACACTATCTTCTTCTTGATCAG GGAGATTTTTTGGTTCACTTCATGGATATAGCTCGGGAGGAGCTCATGAAAAAACCAGATGATATTTCTACTGAGAAGCTACAG TCACTCTTGGATCTTGCATTGCGATCCACAGCTGCTGTGGCAGATTCATACCATGAGGACTTAACATGTTGTGTG GAAACAACCACGCTGTGGAAACGGTTGAGTGTGCTCGCAGATCTTCAAATGAACCAGATTGTTTCTAGCCATGGTGACTTAGAAGAACCTGTGAACATAACAGGCTTGGAAACGTTTGCCTTGGGTTTTAAG GTTTGTTGGCCATTGTCACTTGTGATCTCAAGAAAAGCTTTAACAAAATACCAGCTCATATTTCGCTTTCTCTTTCACTGCAAACATGTGAATCGACAGCTTTGTGGGACATGGCAACTATATCAA GGTCTTCGCAAACTCGACATGCAAGGGATAGCAATTTCTGTCTCTTCTTTGTTGTGCCGTAATATGCTTAAATTTATCAACAGCCTTCTGCATTATTTGACGTTTGAG gTTCTTGAGCCAAATTGGCATGTGATGCATAATAAACTTCAAACTGCAAAGAGTATTGATGAC GTTATTGAGTACCATGATTTTTTTCTGGATAAGTGTTTGCGAGAATGCTTGCTCCTTTCTCCCATTCTTCTCCAG AAACtggagaaaatgaaaatgatgTGCCTTCAGTATGCAGCAGCAGCTCCACGATTGATCACTTATTCAGTCGACACTCCCGAAACAGATGCACTTGATGTagaaaaatacaataaattgaaactAAGGACCCAATCTCAGGCACAGAAAGTGGTGTCTGATAATGCAACTGTCATTGATTCAATTCT GAAGTTTGAAAGGGAATTCTCGGCTGAGCTTCGGAGCTTAGGGCCAATATTGAACAGCAGCTCTAGTGCAGAGCCGTATTTGACACATCTTGTGCAGTTGCTTCTTGGTGTTGGAAGGGATTAG